The following are from one region of the Rosistilla carotiformis genome:
- a CDS encoding TrkH family potassium uptake protein, whose translation MNYRLLCRLLGIVCVLIGGSMLFSLPWALPGLANRTGADTPGIETIEWDGVAALLGSVAVSVLFGVMLIRTGRSSKGAPLFQKEAMAVVGLSWVLATVLGALPFWFSRTQIRPGEPVTFIESMFEAQSGFSTTGATVLTNLENPDMVPYCILFWRSSTHFLGGLGIVVLFVAILGQGSAGKAMMRAEMPGPTKEGSMPRMQATAWSFAGIYLGLNMILIIIYRIEGMSLFDAVCHGFGTMATGGFSTWNASLGHFDSAIIDYTTIVFMILAGTNFTLLYLSVFVSPNRLFRDTEWRFYLGIIGVLSALIIFFGMRSHDASFETLSSSLRFSLFQVVSVITTTGYGTADFDHWNNFGRGSLLLLMFVGGCAGSTGGGLKVIRHVLFFKILLLEVERVHHPRVVRPLTLGGSPTEDQELRKSIPIYFCLILGIFIASWLVLITFEPSSTWGVDSNRIATVAEALDESNPPGDPEVTPQEIKQHTLDEKLLDCASAVAATLNNIGPGLGVTGPTKNYAGFSQGGKLLFVWLMMLGRVEVFSVLVLLMPSFWRRF comes from the coding sequence ATGAATTATCGACTGCTGTGCCGATTGCTGGGCATCGTCTGTGTACTGATCGGCGGTTCGATGCTGTTCAGCCTCCCTTGGGCGCTGCCGGGATTGGCGAACCGAACTGGCGCGGACACCCCGGGGATCGAGACGATCGAATGGGACGGCGTCGCGGCGCTGCTGGGGTCGGTCGCTGTCAGCGTGCTGTTTGGCGTGATGCTGATCCGCACGGGACGGTCGAGCAAAGGAGCCCCATTGTTTCAAAAAGAGGCGATGGCTGTCGTGGGGCTCAGTTGGGTGTTGGCGACGGTTCTTGGAGCGTTGCCGTTTTGGTTCAGCCGGACTCAGATCCGACCGGGCGAACCGGTCACCTTTATCGAATCGATGTTCGAGGCTCAATCGGGATTCAGCACCACCGGCGCGACGGTGCTAACCAATCTCGAAAACCCCGACATGGTCCCCTACTGCATCCTGTTCTGGCGCAGCAGCACCCACTTTCTTGGCGGTCTGGGAATCGTCGTTCTGTTCGTCGCGATCCTGGGGCAGGGCTCCGCAGGAAAAGCGATGATGCGCGCCGAGATGCCGGGGCCGACCAAAGAGGGCAGCATGCCGCGGATGCAGGCGACCGCCTGGTCCTTCGCCGGGATCTACCTGGGGCTGAATATGATTTTGATCATCATCTACCGGATCGAAGGGATGTCTCTGTTTGACGCGGTCTGCCACGGCTTTGGCACGATGGCAACCGGCGGCTTCAGCACCTGGAACGCCAGCCTAGGACACTTCGACAGCGCGATCATCGATTACACCACGATCGTGTTCATGATCCTCGCGGGGACCAATTTCACTCTCTTGTACCTATCGGTGTTTGTCAGTCCCAATCGCCTGTTTCGCGACACCGAATGGCGGTTTTATCTGGGGATCATCGGCGTGCTGTCGGCGCTGATCATTTTCTTTGGAATGCGCAGCCACGACGCCAGTTTTGAAACTTTGAGCAGTTCGCTACGTTTCAGCCTCTTTCAAGTCGTCTCGGTGATCACGACGACCGGATATGGCACCGCCGACTTTGATCATTGGAACAACTTTGGACGAGGCAGCCTGCTGCTGCTGATGTTCGTCGGCGGATGTGCAGGCAGCACCGGCGGAGGGCTAAAAGTCATCCGCCACGTCCTGTTCTTTAAGATCTTGTTGCTGGAAGTCGAACGCGTGCATCATCCGCGGGTCGTCCGGCCGTTGACCCTGGGGGGAAGCCCGACGGAAGATCAAGAGTTACGAAAATCGATCCCGATCTATTTCTGTTTGATCTTGGGAATCTTCATCGCATCGTGGTTGGTGCTGATCACGTTTGAACCTTCCTCCACCTGGGGTGTCGACAGCAATCGTATCGCCACGGTCGCCGAAGCGTTGGACGAAAGCAATCCGCCCGGCGACCCCGAAGTCACGCCGCAGGAGATTAAACAGCACACGCTCGATGAAAAACTGCTCGATTGCGCCAGCGCCGTCGCCGCCACGTTGAACAACATCGGCCCCGGATTGGGCGTCACCGGTCCGACGAAAAACTACGCCGGTTTCAGCCAAGGAGGCAAGCTGCTGTTCGTGTGGCTGATGATGCTCGGACGCGTCGAAGTCTTCAGCGTCCTAGTCTTGCTGATGCCTTCGTTCTGGCGACGCTTCTAA
- a CDS encoding DUF1559 family PulG-like putative transporter translates to MLRKSGLFIPRKGARQRSGFTLVELLVVIAIIGILVGLLLPAVQAAREAARRMSCSNNVKQLGIALHNYHDTYLAMPARQGGPNWTGGSATGTPRWSAFVGLLPFMEQQPRYDQITSGGYHVWHSNANSGYVGEIDSFICPSDGLFSAAGGDRAAMYSPLNYGLNMGDNYNISVDASRPDQGVRGLFGYLMYLNFSAITDGLSNTIAMSETLISPDSSRLGRAVANSTNNPLACRAYLVNGQYTSGSLIAQFRCHGQRWQDGRPGYCAVTTILPPNSATCSTQAGGGIYSSSSRHPGGIQALLADGSVRFITETIDTGDLSQSAVTSGTSPYGVWGALGSRDGGEVNKL, encoded by the coding sequence ATGTTGCGCAAGTCAGGGTTATTTATTCCACGCAAAGGCGCCCGGCAACGCAGCGGCTTTACGCTCGTCGAACTGCTTGTGGTGATCGCGATCATCGGCATCTTGGTTGGACTGTTACTCCCGGCGGTGCAAGCGGCGCGTGAAGCGGCACGACGTATGAGTTGCTCGAACAATGTAAAGCAGCTCGGAATTGCTTTACACAATTACCACGACACCTACCTCGCCATGCCAGCGCGTCAGGGAGGCCCCAACTGGACTGGTGGTAGCGCCACGGGAACGCCTCGTTGGAGCGCGTTTGTTGGCTTGTTGCCCTTTATGGAACAACAACCCCGCTACGACCAAATCACCTCGGGCGGCTACCACGTCTGGCACAGCAATGCCAACTCGGGATACGTGGGGGAGATCGATTCGTTTATCTGCCCTTCGGATGGTCTGTTTTCGGCAGCAGGGGGCGACCGAGCCGCGATGTATTCGCCACTAAACTACGGCCTCAACATGGGTGACAACTACAACATCTCGGTCGACGCCAGCCGTCCCGACCAAGGTGTCCGGGGGCTATTCGGATATTTGATGTATTTAAATTTCAGTGCGATCACCGATGGATTGAGCAACACGATTGCGATGTCGGAAACGCTGATTTCTCCCGACAGTTCACGTCTTGGACGCGCCGTCGCGAACTCAACGAATAATCCCTTGGCCTGTCGCGCCTACTTGGTCAATGGCCAGTACACCTCTGGATCGCTGATCGCACAGTTTCGGTGCCACGGTCAACGCTGGCAGGACGGTCGGCCAGGGTATTGTGCTGTCACGACCATCCTCCCTCCCAACAGTGCGACCTGCAGCACGCAGGCTGGTGGCGGGATCTACTCATCTTCCAGCCGACACCCCGGCGGCATTCAAGCATTGCTTGCCGATGGTTCGGTTCGTTTCATCACCGAAACGATCGATACCGGCGACCTGTCGCAGTCGGCCGTCACCTCGGGAACCAGCCCCTACGGCGTTTGGGGAGCACTCGGTTCGCGCGACGGTGGTGAAGTCAACAAGTTGTAG
- a CDS encoding carboxypeptidase-like regulatory domain-containing protein, translated as MMLFYSARPLLNVLWAAPLICLVGCGGPTSDRWTRDRPPVYHVSGQVLLNGEPLDQATVIFQPVGPEGKPGTAVTDADGRFEVQTFDPGDGLTEGTHRVAIKKSGMVDKAGNIVAEVGEPGSVTEKNFVPTQYSDFEKSGIEIVVTASDDNELEPFQLKD; from the coding sequence ATGATGCTCTTTTATTCCGCTCGCCCTCTGTTGAACGTGCTTTGGGCGGCGCCGCTGATTTGCCTTGTAGGTTGCGGTGGCCCGACAAGCGACCGTTGGACTCGGGACCGACCGCCGGTCTATCACGTGTCGGGACAGGTTTTATTAAATGGTGAACCGCTGGACCAAGCGACGGTCATCTTCCAACCGGTCGGCCCCGAAGGCAAACCGGGAACCGCAGTGACCGATGCCGATGGACGCTTTGAAGTTCAAACGTTTGATCCCGGCGATGGGCTGACCGAAGGAACGCATCGCGTTGCCATCAAAAAGTCGGGCATGGTCGATAAAGCGGGGAACATCGTCGCCGAAGTGGGTGAACCGGGAAGCGTGACCGAGAAAAACTTTGTCCCAACCCAGTACTCCGATTTTGAAAAATCAGGAATCGAAATCGTCGTGACGGCAAGTGATGACAACGAGCTGGAACCCTTTCAGCTGAAAGATTAA